The stretch of DNA CATCACGGTGCAAGCCGCTTCAAGCCGCAGCACACCCCACCGCAGGTGCAAATCGCTGCAGGAGCATCGCCAGGAAATGCTGCAAGGTGCGGAGTACGTTGCGCGACCGGCAGCTCTGCCGCAGGCTTCCATGTTTCTCAGCGCACGAATCGAACTGCCACTGGACGCGTTGCCGCGCTGCAAGCCGCTGGCCGAGCCGCTGCTGCGCTCAAGTCAAGCCGCAGCGCCCGGTGCAGCGCGCATTCGTGGACtacagctggcagcagcgtgCCATGACGCTCTTCATTCTGGTGTTTCTCTTTGCGCTGCTGAACTCCACGCAAGTCCTCAAGTAGCAGCATCGAAATTCCTTGACTTTTTCGAATTAGATGTCCCAAGATTTCGTTAATTAGTCTTCGCATAAATGTGGCGGCTCCTGTGGCATCATCGTAAGCCGCGGCAATTATCGTTCGGGCCCTTTGCGAAACTATTCCTGTAATCTCTATAATCTTTACATTAATGGCCAAGCGGGCACGGAAAACTTTTAAtggccagctgcagggcagttttgttttggcttttggatTGTGCTGCCGTCCGTCCGATCTCCTTTGTGGGCTGCTCCATAACTAGTTTGAACTTCATATCTGTGTATCTTCCTCGTTTTTTAGCTATTCTTCATTCCCTTTTACGTTCGACCCACAACAAAGTTGAAGCCTTAAAGTGGGCCTCTCACGCTGTGGGTTCTCGGCTaaagtttaagtttaatttggaaatattttactCAAAATGGaatcggaggaggagaaggagagggcaGCGCTGCTTTCAGTTCAATTTTCTTTCAAGCAAATCCGCAACAAGTCACGCCAGGCGGCGTGTGTGTCCGTGGGGGCGTTGcagaaaaatgtgtaaaagcgATTCTAATTCCGCAAGAGTAAAAGCGCCCACAACAATGCTTGCTCAgcgctgtgtgtgggtgtgggcgtggctgtgctTTCATTTGCAAAAAAGCGATGCAGAAATGGAAACATCGGAAAGGTGCGTGGTCGGAGCTTTTGCATGCTTTTGATGATTATTTCAGGAGCTGTTGTGGCTTCTGGTACTGTAAAGAGCTgaaatttggtggctttagcttCAGTCAGAACTGATTTCAATAGAGATTTATCTTTGCTTGTGTTTGGAGTCCAAACTTTCGACAAAGCTGCGCTTGAAGGGCAATCTTTCTGTTCATTTCATGACTTAATTCAAAGGAAAAGCTAGACACATatttaagcaaacattttggcatttttttatttaatcttCTTGTTTATACACACGCGAGGCACTTggtaattatacccggtactcgaagagtaaatagggtatattgtatttgtgcacaaagtgaatgtatgtaacacacagaaggaaacgtctccgaccctataaagtatatatattcttgatcagcatcaatagccgagtcgattgagccatgtctgtctgtccgtccgtctgtccgtccgcgGACacgcgtggctcttttttgaaatacacttgtaacagtgtgagcacacagaagtatggatgcaaaatttggtggctc from Drosophila subobscura isolate 14011-0131.10 chromosome O, UCBerk_Dsub_1.0, whole genome shotgun sequence encodes:
- the LOC117896502 gene encoding E3 ubiquitin-protein ligase TRIM39, translating into MPQVADQRGGNGGTGSSGSGDSDGDESTDDHYTCSVCLGTAVRPRVSFCGHLFCAACIEGWLQALGPVVRCPFCRSHIAEKTLITVQAASSRSTPHRRCKSLQEHRQEMLQGAEYVARPAALPQASMFLSARIELPLDALPRCKPLAEPLLRSSQAAAPGAARIRGLQLAAACHDALHSGVSLCAAELHASPQVAASKFLDFFELDVPRFR